From Enhydrobacter sp., the proteins below share one genomic window:
- a CDS encoding DUF1826 domain-containing protein: protein MRGALTPAGTARVVEGSAAEILAEVRDPDVALAIWRRRRPAGFADWLDAVPAERLPEGRFVCAPDQAPSHLETLCHLVGLHDPRRRLLIDDVVALVERFAAIARAAAIEVRLEAVDHDSCWRFHRDHVGLRLNATYRGPGTQWPPLGEARRASRAQRRYAGPLNEVAPYSVALFKGVPLAGDRAVLHRSPPVEGSGVTRLFLCIDCESAD, encoded by the coding sequence ATGCGAGGCGCCCTGACGCCGGCGGGCACCGCGCGAGTGGTCGAGGGATCCGCCGCCGAAATCCTCGCCGAGGTTCGCGATCCCGACGTCGCGCTCGCCATCTGGCGCCGGCGGCGTCCCGCCGGCTTCGCCGACTGGCTCGACGCGGTGCCGGCGGAACGGCTGCCGGAGGGCCGTTTCGTCTGCGCGCCCGACCAGGCCCCGTCCCACCTCGAGACACTCTGCCATCTCGTCGGCCTGCACGATCCGCGCCGACGGCTGCTGATCGACGACGTCGTCGCCCTGGTCGAGCGGTTCGCCGCGATCGCGCGCGCCGCCGCCATCGAGGTCCGGCTCGAGGCCGTCGACCACGATTCCTGCTGGCGCTTCCACCGCGATCACGTCGGACTGAGGCTGAACGCGACCTATCGCGGGCCCGGTACGCAATGGCCTCCGCTCGGCGAAGCACGCCGCGCCAGCCGCGCCCAGCGGCGCTACGCCGGTCCGCTCAACGAGGTCGCGCCTTACTCCGTCGCGCTCTTCAAGGGCGTGCCCCTCGCCGGCGACCGCGCCGTCCTGCATCGGTCGCCGCCGGTCGAAGGCAGCGGCGTGACACGACTCTTTCTCTGCATCGACTGCGAAAGCGCGGATTGA
- a CDS encoding URC4/urg3 family protein: MKELMSASAVRAKAGEILKFVEDGRSAWFALDPNGLEAAVQATLEVTRRRFPNPARIPFHSRWRHFEAGGRDRWAALAARLTHLPREEVARRRVDLAMVSVLLDAGAGPAWSYREPDTGDTYARSEGLGVASLDMFAAGAFSADPESDPLRVDAGRLAALTPLDIAMGFQVKAHNPLLGLEGRTELLRKLGNTGLARPGALLNLLAVGGAVKAEAILAAILDHLSPIWPNPRGDVWDHPAIGAVPFHKLSQWMSYSLVEPLQGAGLEVVALDALTGLPEYRNGGLLVDAGALRPKQSALLTDIFAPGDEPIVEWRALTVALLDRIARQVRLHLGLDAERLPLVKVLEAGTWFAGRILASQRREDGGPPIRVESDGTVF; the protein is encoded by the coding sequence ATGAAGGAGCTGATGAGTGCTTCGGCCGTGCGCGCCAAGGCGGGCGAGATCCTCAAGTTCGTCGAGGACGGGCGTTCGGCCTGGTTCGCGCTCGATCCCAATGGGCTGGAAGCGGCGGTTCAGGCGACGCTCGAGGTGACGCGGCGGCGCTTTCCCAACCCGGCCAGGATCCCGTTTCATTCGCGCTGGCGACATTTCGAGGCAGGCGGGCGCGACCGCTGGGCGGCGCTGGCGGCGCGGCTCACGCATCTGCCGCGCGAGGAGGTGGCGCGCCGGCGCGTCGATCTCGCCATGGTCTCGGTGCTGCTCGATGCCGGCGCCGGTCCCGCCTGGAGCTATCGCGAGCCCGATACGGGCGACACCTACGCGCGCTCGGAAGGCCTGGGCGTGGCGAGCCTGGACATGTTCGCGGCGGGCGCATTCAGCGCCGATCCCGAGAGCGATCCCTTGCGGGTCGATGCCGGGCGGTTGGCGGCGCTGACACCGCTCGACATCGCCATGGGCTTCCAGGTGAAGGCGCACAATCCGCTGCTCGGGCTGGAGGGCCGCACCGAGCTGCTGCGCAAGCTCGGCAACACCGGCCTCGCGCGGCCCGGCGCGCTGCTCAATCTCCTGGCCGTCGGCGGCGCGGTGAAGGCCGAGGCGATCCTGGCGGCGATCCTCGACCATCTCTCCCCGATCTGGCCCAACCCACGCGGCGACGTGTGGGACCACCCGGCGATCGGCGCCGTGCCGTTCCACAAGCTCTCGCAATGGATGTCCTACTCGCTGGTCGAGCCGCTGCAAGGCGCGGGGCTCGAGGTCGTCGCCCTCGATGCGCTGACCGGCCTGCCGGAATATCGCAACGGCGGGCTGCTGGTCGATGCGGGCGCGCTCCGGCCCAAGCAGTCGGCGCTGCTGACCGACATCTTCGCGCCGGGCGACGAGCCGATCGTCGAATGGCGCGCGCTCACCGTGGCCCTGCTCGACCGCATCGCCCGGCAGGTCCGGCTGCATCTCGGGCTCGACGCCGAACGCCTGCCGCTGGTCAAGGTGCTGGAGGCCGGCACCTGGTTCGCCGGCCGCATCCTCGCCAGCCAGCGCCGCGAGGACGGCGGTCCGCCGATCAGGGTGGAGAGCGACGGCACGGTGTTCTGA
- a CDS encoding amidohydrolase → MDTVMPQTSGEIADWISTAALHLEQKVIAWRRDIHQNPELGYHETRTAALAAGHLRQLGYEVRTGVGDTGVVGVLKGGKPGGVVALRADMDALPVEERVDLPFASKAKAMWQGKMTPVMHACGHDCHVAILMGVAEILAKYRAELTGTVVLLFQPNEEGYEGRPSGAQAMIDDGALADPAPSAVFGLHVTSHQASGQIALRPGGLMASADRLRINVDGRQTHASMPWRGVDPVVISAQIILALQTVVTRQIDTTASPAVLSISTIHGGVRSNILPDDVVMEGTLRVHDEGVRAEIKQRIARTAATIAEAGGGTAALDIGEGVPVTYNDPALTQWGTRSLGDGVGAARIRECPPVMGAEDFSILAQQVPGMFFFLGITPPGEDPHHAPANHSPLFHVDEDALKYGVRALAYLAIDYLRRS, encoded by the coding sequence ATGGACACCGTGATGCCGCAAACCAGCGGCGAGATCGCCGACTGGATCTCGACCGCCGCCCTTCACCTCGAACAGAAGGTCATCGCCTGGCGCCGCGACATCCATCAGAACCCCGAGCTCGGCTATCACGAGACGCGCACGGCGGCGCTTGCCGCCGGGCACCTGCGCCAGCTCGGCTACGAGGTCCGCACCGGCGTCGGCGACACCGGCGTGGTCGGCGTGCTGAAGGGCGGCAAGCCGGGCGGCGTCGTGGCGCTGCGCGCCGACATGGACGCGCTGCCGGTGGAGGAGCGCGTCGACCTTCCCTTCGCGTCGAAAGCCAAGGCGATGTGGCAGGGCAAGATGACGCCGGTCATGCATGCCTGCGGCCACGATTGCCACGTTGCCATCCTGATGGGCGTGGCCGAGATCCTGGCCAAGTACCGCGCCGAGCTGACCGGCACCGTGGTGCTGCTGTTCCAGCCCAACGAGGAAGGCTACGAGGGCCGGCCGAGCGGCGCTCAGGCGATGATCGACGACGGCGCGCTCGCTGATCCCGCCCCGTCGGCGGTGTTCGGCCTGCACGTCACCTCACACCAGGCCTCGGGCCAGATCGCGCTACGGCCGGGTGGGTTGATGGCGAGCGCCGACCGCCTGCGCATCAACGTCGACGGCCGCCAGACCCATGCCTCGATGCCGTGGCGTGGCGTCGATCCGGTGGTCATCTCGGCGCAGATCATCCTCGCGCTGCAGACGGTGGTGACGCGGCAGATCGACACGACGGCGTCGCCCGCCGTGCTCTCCATCTCGACCATCCATGGCGGCGTGCGCAGCAACATCCTGCCCGACGACGTGGTGATGGAGGGCACCCTGCGCGTGCACGACGAGGGGGTGCGCGCCGAGATCAAGCAGCGCATCGCCCGCACCGCCGCGACCATCGCCGAGGCGGGCGGCGGCACGGCGGCGCTCGACATCGGCGAGGGCGTGCCGGTGACCTACAACGATCCGGCGCTGACGCAGTGGGGCACTCGCAGCCTGGGCGACGGCGTCGGCGCGGCGCGCATCCGGGAATGCCCGCCGGTGATGGGTGCGGAGGACTTCTCCATCCTCGCCCAGCAGGTGCCGGGCATGTTCTTCTTCCTCGGCATCACGCCGCCCGGCGAGGACCCGCATCACGCGCCGGCCAACCACTCGCCGCTATTCCATGTCGACGAGGACGCGCTGAAGTACGGC
- a CDS encoding cupin domain-containing protein — protein sequence MLASDISTALAGLPELEVTDATTGAEAMAAVRILGTFNQCMVGAIRFSGLTPWERHPDDELLQVLDGAVEVTVLLDDGPHMTTLSPGAVFVVPKGRWHRQEPRPVVSLLFITSSSGNDTSRSEDPGRD from the coding sequence ATGCTCGCCAGTGACATCTCCACCGCCCTCGCCGGCCTGCCCGAGCTCGAGGTTACCGACGCCACGACCGGGGCCGAGGCGATGGCGGCGGTGCGCATCCTCGGCACGTTCAACCAGTGCATGGTCGGCGCCATCCGATTCTCCGGCCTGACGCCATGGGAGCGCCATCCCGACGACGAGCTGCTGCAGGTGCTCGACGGCGCGGTCGAGGTCACCGTGCTGCTCGACGACGGCCCCCACATGACGACGCTGTCGCCCGGCGCGGTCTTCGTCGTGCCGAAGGGCCGCTGGCATCGCCAGGAACCCAGGCCCGTCGTGTCGCTGCTGTTCATCACCTCGTCGAGCGGCAACGACACCTCGCGGAGCGAGGATCCCGGCCGCGACTGA
- a CDS encoding class I SAM-dependent methyltransferase translates to MAGPSFAHDSDRLARDYEQVSAARQFESGKRLVMALAVADGGQVLDVGCGTGQLAGHVAGLVGPRGRVLGIDPLVARIELARQRLGQDPPANLAFEVGDANDLAALAPASFDVVLLNAVFHWLPDKRRPLAEFARVLRPGGRLGLSTRPPAPPTLLQRIRNQVLAEPPFAAHPGRRGDALFRIGPDETRALLEEAGFGAIEIALEPVEQHFDDAAAAIRFSEASSFGNFLGHLPDDLRDRARAEIGRRLDAARAGHPILRDGQRMVVTAARV, encoded by the coding sequence ATGGCCGGACCCTCCTTCGCCCACGACAGCGACCGGCTCGCCCGCGACTACGAGCAGGTGAGCGCGGCGCGCCAGTTCGAATCGGGCAAGCGGCTGGTGATGGCGCTCGCCGTCGCCGACGGCGGACAGGTGCTCGATGTCGGCTGCGGCACCGGCCAGCTCGCCGGCCACGTCGCGGGGCTGGTCGGCCCGCGCGGCCGCGTGCTCGGCATCGATCCTCTCGTCGCGCGCATCGAGCTGGCGCGGCAACGCCTCGGCCAGGACCCACCGGCCAACCTCGCCTTCGAGGTCGGCGACGCCAACGATCTCGCCGCGCTGGCGCCGGCGAGCTTCGACGTCGTGCTGCTCAACGCGGTGTTCCACTGGCTGCCCGACAAGCGCCGGCCGCTCGCCGAGTTCGCCCGCGTGCTGCGGCCGGGCGGACGCCTCGGCCTCTCGACCCGGCCGCCCGCGCCGCCGACCCTGCTGCAGCGCATCCGCAACCAGGTGCTGGCCGAGCCGCCGTTCGCGGCGCATCCCGGCCGGCGCGGCGACGCGCTGTTCCGGATCGGTCCCGACGAGACGCGCGCGCTGCTCGAGGAGGCGGGTTTCGGCGCGATCGAAATCGCGCTCGAGCCTGTGGAGCAGCACTTCGACGATGCCGCCGCCGCCATCCGCTTCTCCGAGGCGAGCTCGTTCGGCAACTTCCTCGGCCATCTGCCGGACGACCTGCGCGATCGCGCACGCGCGGAGATCGGCCGCCGCCTCGACGCGGCGCGCGCCGGCCATCCGATCCTGCGTGACGGCCAGCGCATGGTGGTGACGGCGGCGAGGGTTTGA
- a CDS encoding GTP cyclohydrolase II, with product MAHIRLNTHPSQGGRMAPPVIWGARDPQQRGPVVGTVADPARRNAIGVHSGSYGVYRALAIAAQELKRDHRPDFTNTAPAEPIGPFESWFDAKKIVSLDPWGHMVADVFADKLAAGWDIRPTIAVTKAHVGLPETRDAIAAGRLRPDNDILSSSGDVRVTKAAVEPVWWLPGIAERFGVKESELRRVLFEQTGGMYTELVTRPDLELFLPPIGGSTVYFFGDVAKLGKAETRIACRLHDECNGSDVFGSDICTCRPYLAHGIEICIEMAQQGGVGVVVYNRKEGRALGEVTKFLVYNARKRQPGGDSAAQYFNRTECVAGVQDMRFQELMPDVFHWLGIARIDRFASMSNMKSDALREQGIEIVEQVPIPDELIPADALVEMDAKKAAGYFSPVKPLVADLVKAKGRGLED from the coding sequence ATGGCGCATATCCGTTTGAATACCCACCCCTCGCAGGGCGGCCGCATGGCTCCCCCGGTGATCTGGGGTGCGCGCGATCCGCAGCAGAGGGGTCCCGTCGTCGGCACAGTGGCCGATCCGGCCCGGCGCAACGCCATCGGCGTGCATTCGGGCAGCTACGGCGTCTATCGCGCGCTCGCCATCGCCGCCCAGGAGCTGAAGCGCGACCATCGGCCGGATTTCACCAATACCGCGCCGGCCGAGCCGATTGGCCCGTTCGAGAGCTGGTTCGATGCGAAGAAGATCGTGTCGCTCGATCCGTGGGGCCACATGGTCGCCGATGTCTTTGCCGACAAGCTGGCGGCCGGTTGGGACATCCGCCCGACCATCGCCGTCACCAAGGCGCATGTCGGCCTGCCCGAGACCAGGGACGCGATCGCGGCCGGGCGGCTCAGGCCCGACAACGACATCCTCTCCTCGTCGGGCGACGTCAGGGTCACCAAGGCGGCGGTCGAGCCGGTGTGGTGGCTGCCGGGCATCGCCGAGCGTTTTGGCGTCAAGGAGAGCGAGCTGCGGCGCGTGCTGTTCGAGCAGACGGGCGGCATGTACACCGAACTGGTAACGCGGCCCGACCTCGAACTGTTCCTGCCGCCGATCGGCGGCTCGACGGTCTATTTCTTCGGCGACGTGGCGAAGCTCGGCAAGGCGGAGACGAGGATCGCCTGTCGCCTCCACGACGAGTGCAACGGCTCCGACGTGTTCGGCTCCGACATCTGCACCTGCCGGCCCTACCTCGCGCACGGCATCGAGATCTGCATCGAGATGGCGCAGCAGGGCGGGGTCGGCGTGGTCGTCTACAACCGCAAGGAAGGGCGCGCGCTGGGCGAGGTCACCAAGTTCCTGGTCTACAACGCGCGCAAGCGCCAGCCGGGAGGCGATTCGGCGGCACAGTACTTCAATCGCACGGAGTGCGTGGCGGGCGTTCAGGACATGCGTTTCCAGGAGCTGATGCCCGACGTGTTCCATTGGCTCGGCATCGCCCGCATCGACCGCTTCGCCTCGATGAGCAACATGAAGAGCGACGCCTTGCGCGAGCAGGGCATCGAGATCGTCGAGCAGGTGCCAATCCCCGACGAGCTGATCCCGGCGGACGCGCTGGTGGAGATGGATGCCAAGAAGGCCGCCGGCTACTTCAGCCCGGTCAAGCCGCTCGTCGCCGACCTCGTCAAGGCCAAGGGCCGTGGCCTCGAGGACTAG
- a CDS encoding GTP-binding protein, protein MSDPVPVTVLTGYLGAGKTTLLNRILSAQHGKKYAVIVNEFGELGVDNDLVVNADEEVFEMNNGCICCTVRGDLIRIIEGLMKRKQKFDGILIETTGLADPAPVAQTFFVDDDVRRRTRLDAIVTVADARHLLLRLDDSHEAAEQIAFADIVLLNKIDLVSPEELDRVEARIRAMNPMASIRRTRHCGVEIGELLDRGSFDLDRILAIEPDFLTDATHEHDDDIRSVSLHTDRPLDAGKFMDWISDLLRRRGADILRCKGILDFAGSEERYVFQGVHMLMDAGRGRPWRLDELRASKFVLIGRDLDDMELRWRFAACEAP, encoded by the coding sequence ATGTCTGACCCCGTCCCGGTGACCGTCCTGACCGGCTATCTCGGCGCCGGCAAGACCACCCTGCTCAACCGCATCCTGAGCGCGCAGCATGGCAAGAAGTACGCCGTCATCGTCAACGAGTTCGGCGAGCTCGGCGTCGACAACGACCTCGTGGTCAACGCCGACGAGGAAGTCTTCGAGATGAACAACGGCTGCATCTGCTGCACCGTGCGCGGCGACCTGATCCGCATCATCGAAGGGCTGATGAAGCGCAAGCAGAAGTTCGACGGCATCCTGATCGAGACCACGGGGCTGGCCGATCCTGCCCCGGTGGCGCAGACCTTCTTCGTCGACGACGACGTGCGCCGTCGCACCAGGCTCGACGCCATCGTCACCGTCGCCGATGCGCGCCATCTCCTGCTGCGCCTCGACGACAGCCACGAGGCCGCCGAGCAGATCGCCTTCGCCGACATCGTGCTCCTCAACAAGATCGACCTGGTGTCGCCGGAGGAACTGGACCGCGTCGAGGCCCGCATCCGGGCGATGAACCCGATGGCGAGTATCCGCCGCACCCGGCACTGCGGCGTCGAGATCGGGGAGCTGCTCGATCGGGGCAGCTTCGACCTCGATCGCATCCTCGCGATCGAGCCGGACTTCCTCACCGATGCGACCCACGAGCACGACGACGACATCCGCAGCGTGTCGCTGCACACCGACCGCCCGCTCGATGCCGGCAAGTTCATGGACTGGATCTCCGACCTCCTGCGCCGCCGCGGCGCCGACATCCTGCGCTGCAAGGGCATTCTCGATTTCGCCGGCAGCGAGGAGCGCTACGTCTTCCAGGGCGTCCACATGCTGATGGACGCCGGGCGGGGCCGGCCCTGGCGGCTCGACGAGCTGCGCGCCTCGAAGTTCGTGCTGATCGGCCGCGATCTCGACGACATGGAGTTGCGCTGGCGCTTCGCCGCATGCGAGGCGCCCTGA
- a CDS encoding cupin domain-containing protein — MPDDLFPTTKEAAGKQAVEKASKGELPIVNYLGPDSFKPDGLRPFFEYRKLGIEALTDGRVGAHVIRAVPGKHADAPRHTHTLDFQFVYVLKGWAIFDYEGYGEHKLVAGSTVYQPPGIKHKEIAHSDDFEVLEITMPADFATDAVE, encoded by the coding sequence ATGCCCGACGACCTGTTCCCCACCACCAAGGAAGCCGCCGGCAAGCAGGCGGTCGAGAAAGCGAGCAAGGGCGAGCTGCCGATCGTCAACTATCTCGGCCCCGACTCCTTCAAGCCGGACGGGCTGCGGCCGTTCTTCGAATACCGCAAGCTCGGCATCGAGGCGCTGACCGACGGCAGGGTGGGCGCGCACGTCATTCGCGCCGTGCCCGGCAAGCACGCCGACGCGCCGCGCCACACCCACACGCTCGACTTCCAGTTCGTCTACGTGCTGAAGGGCTGGGCGATCTTCGACTACGAGGGCTATGGCGAGCACAAACTGGTCGCCGGCTCGACCGTCTACCAGCCGCCCGGAATCAAGCACAAGGAGATCGCCCATTCGGACGATTTCGAGGTGCTCGAGATCACCATGCCGGCGGATTTCGCGACCGACGCGGTGGAGTGA
- a CDS encoding MAPEG family protein, with product MTPDLEYLLFSVILCFVQMLAAASLANQQVGLTTLAGNREGLGELAGAAGRAKRAHQNMVENLVLFAALVLIAAAAGKANAATALGATIFFWARLAYAIVYLIGVPWLRTVLWFVSVIGMILIALQLL from the coding sequence ATGACGCCCGATCTCGAATATCTGCTGTTTTCGGTGATTCTGTGCTTCGTCCAGATGCTGGCGGCGGCGTCGCTCGCCAACCAGCAGGTCGGCCTCACGACGCTGGCTGGCAACCGCGAGGGCCTGGGCGAACTGGCCGGTGCGGCCGGCCGCGCCAAGCGCGCGCACCAGAACATGGTCGAGAACCTGGTGCTGTTCGCCGCGCTGGTGCTGATCGCCGCCGCCGCCGGCAAGGCCAACGCCGCGACGGCGCTGGGCGCCACGATCTTCTTCTGGGCGCGGCTCGCCTATGCGATCGTCTACCTGATCGGCGTGCCCTGGCTGCGCACCGTGCTGTGGTTCGTGTCGGTGATCGGCATGATCCTGATCGCGCTGCAGCTGCTGTAG
- the upp gene encoding uracil phosphoribosyltransferase codes for MMSLPHSIHVVTHPLVQHKLTKLRDRQTSSANFRRLLREIGLLLGYDATRDLPLVTTRIETPIEGMEAPLLEGKKLVVVPILRAGLGLAEGIIDLVPLARVGHVGLYRDPKTLQAVEYYFKMPADIADRDVIVCDPMLATAHSAIAAVDRMKEVGAKRIKFICILGSEQGARAFAEVHPDVPVFAAAVDAKLNDHGYIVPGLGDAGDRLFGTK; via the coding sequence ATGATGTCACTGCCGCATTCGATCCACGTCGTGACGCACCCGCTGGTGCAGCACAAGCTCACCAAGCTGCGCGACAGGCAGACGTCGAGCGCCAATTTCCGCCGGCTGCTGCGCGAGATCGGCCTGCTGCTGGGCTACGACGCCACGCGCGACCTGCCGCTGGTGACGACGCGCATCGAGACGCCGATCGAGGGCATGGAGGCGCCGCTGCTCGAAGGCAAGAAGCTGGTCGTCGTGCCGATCCTGCGCGCCGGCCTCGGCCTCGCCGAGGGCATCATCGACCTGGTGCCGCTCGCCAGGGTCGGTCATGTCGGGCTGTACCGCGATCCCAAGACGCTGCAGGCCGTCGAGTACTACTTCAAGATGCCGGCCGACATCGCCGACCGCGACGTCATCGTCTGCGATCCCATGCTGGCGACGGCGCATTCGGCGATCGCCGCGGTCGACCGCATGAAGGAGGTCGGCGCGAAGCGGATCAAGTTCATCTGCATCCTGGGTTCCGAGCAGGGCGCACGCGCCTTCGCCGAGGTCCATCCCGACGTGCCGGTGTTCGCCGCCGCCGTCGATGCGAAACTCAACGATCACGGGTATATTGTGCCCGGCCTCGGTGACGCGGGCGACCGCCTGTTCGGCACCAAATAG